DNA sequence from the Candidatus Bathyarchaeota archaeon genome:
TGTCTAACCACACATGCGCCTAAAAAGGGAGAAAGTTTGACATGGAGTTGAAAGTCTTCACCCTGCCAACCTGCACAAACTGTCCTGCTGCCAAAAAGATTTCTCAAGAAATAGCACAGAAATATGGACTGAAATATACAGAAGTGGACATAAGCACTCCCAACGGTCAGCTGGACGGGCTCATGTATCAGATTATGAGCACCCCAAGCATAGCAATAGACAATGAAGTTATAACTCGAGGAAAACTCCTTTCCAGAGAGGAGTTGGAAACCGAAGTAAGGAAACGATTGGATAAATGAAGCTGCCGGAAATTAAAGGATTCATAGATCTCAGCCTCGTAGATTGGGATGGAAAAGTCTCAGCAGCCATATTCTTGCCCCACTGCAACTTCCGCTGTCCCTTCTGCTACAACCTAAGCTTTGTTCTCAAGCCAGAAGGAATGCAAACAATACCATACCAAGAAATCGAACAATACTTAACGAAAAACATGGATTGGCTTGACGGCGTAACTATGACTGGAGGCGAACCAACAATCCACAACGAACTCCCAACTTTGTGCAAACAAATCAAAGAATTAGGCTTAGACGTCAAGTTAGATACTAACGGCACAAACTCTTCGATGGTGCAAAAACTGATTGAACAAGGGCTTGTAGACTACGTTGCTATGGATTTCAAGGCACCGCTTACTCAAGAGAAATACTCACACGCAATTGGCGTTAACGCAGAAAAGCTGCTAGCTGAAGTAGAGAAAACAGTAGAAGTTTTGTTAAGCAGCTCTGTAGATTACGAGTTTCGCACAACACTAGTTCCCACAATCCATGGCAAAAACGACATCAAACAAATCTGTAGCAAAATAAGAGACTGCAAAAAATATGTTCTCCAATGCTTCAAAGGCGAAGTAGAAACGCTTGATCCAAAA
Encoded proteins:
- a CDS encoding thioredoxin family protein; translation: MELKVFTLPTCTNCPAAKKISQEIAQKYGLKYTEVDISTPNGQLDGLMYQIMSTPSIAIDNEVITRGKLLSREELETEVRKRLDK
- a CDS encoding anaerobic ribonucleoside-triphosphate reductase activating protein; amino-acid sequence: MKLPEIKGFIDLSLVDWDGKVSAAIFLPHCNFRCPFCYNLSFVLKPEGMQTIPYQEIEQYLTKNMDWLDGVTMTGGEPTIHNELPTLCKQIKELGLDVKLDTNGTNSSMVQKLIEQGLVDYVAMDFKAPLTQEKYSHAIGVNAEKLLAEVEKTVEVLLSSSVDYEFRTTLVPTIHGKNDIKQICSKIRDCKKYVLQCFKGEVETLDPKFRNIESFSQEEMEEFLKLAREIVPNTLLR